The Salvelinus sp. IW2-2015 linkage group LG32, ASM291031v2, whole genome shotgun sequence genome includes the window ATATGAACATCCTTTGGGTGCATTTCGGACCTACTGCTTTCCCGCCTAAATGTAACTTCAAATGTAGGCGTTTTTAACATTACAACTTTAAAATAATGTTAACTCTTTAAGAAAGTTTTAGATAAGGTGCAGTTTACAGGGTCAGCKatagtagtacagcacccctggTCCAAATTtgggttaacagccttgctcaaaggcacattgacagatgttgTCGtgtcgggtattcgaaccagcgacttttcagttactggcccaaagctttAACCGCTAGGTCACATTTGAATTCTCTTCTAGAATTgaatctctatctttctctccttcctaatGCCAATGAGGTGTGTCATAATGGTGGACATTTTGTGCTCCTATGACAAGGAAATGGAGGGAAGCTACTGCACCTTGGCCAGTGTCAAAGTAGCAGATCTAATTATAGGCAGAAATTAAACTTGGTTATTAGGTGTTTGGCTTTGATAGCAGTTATCTGCAATCTAAAGGGTGATTTGTAGattgatacagtatacagtatattgttgaaTTGCAAAAATATATCAACTAGCTAATAACAACCTTATGAGTAACTGCTGAAAATTGGTCAGATTAAATTCAGTTTAGAAATGTGATGGGCTGGGATTTAAAACTTATTTTTATTACAATACCACTATGGACATATCCTGGGATGTTTTGTTAAGTTTCACCTTTAGCATAAGTATGCTATTTTTTCATTTTCAGAATATAGTTCCTTGCCATTTATAAAGGACATGTTCTCTGCATTGTGTCTATTTCTTGGGACATTTGATAGTACTCCTTTGAAAATGTCTACCATTGTCTTAGTCTAGTCCACCAACCATCCAGTAATTATGTATGTATTTGTATAGAGTTTCCAAATTAAGCTGACAAATTACTCTCCAACTTAATGTTGTGTAGCTGATGTGTAGCTGTGTTTTAATATGCAactcttcctctcgtctctctcttcccttccttcccctcccctcaGGCCATGTACAGGCGAGCCGTGCCCTGATGATCATCAGTCTGCTCTTAGGGCTGGTGTCTATGATCGTGTCTCTGCTGGGGCTAAAGTGCATTAAGATTGGCAGTGCCACGGAGCAGGCAAAGGCCAAGATTGCCGTGACTGGTGGATGTCTCTTTATCCTCGCTGGTGAGTTCAGATTTACTACCTATTGTTGCAAAGTTGCAGAAACTTTCCTATGGTTCCTGTTTTTCTGAAAAACTCATTACGTTTGGAAAAGTTAACAGAATTTGATATCCCTAACTGTTCTGATATACGTTACCCAGCGTCAGAGTAAGAGGTGTCCTGTCAGATATCTTTTTCTTGTTTTGTCATTGGGTCCCTTTTTCACGTCTTTATTTTGTTCACTGTGGTTCACTTCTCTCTCATCTTGCTATCATCCCATTTTTTCCCCTTCCCACCCCCTTTACACCTTCACCTCTCGTTTCTTCATTCTGTTTCGTTTCAGCTTTCCCTGTTCTCTCTTTACATTTTCCTTTTTCTGTCtaccttcctctttctttctttctttctttctttccttccttccctaaCCACACATGTCTCttctgctctccatctctctcatagAAAGTGTCTTTCTCTTCTACAGGTCTCTGCGAGTTGATCTGCTGTTCTTGGTACGCCACCCGAGTTGTACAGGACTTTAACAACCCATTCTTTGGTGGGGTGAAGTAAGTGGAAAGACCAAGCAAAACAATTTTTTCAGCAACCACAAAAGTAAATTAAATTCATACACATAGAAGATGTGACACACCCTTTGATGCACATAATAATACATAACTACATAAATATTGTTTTGTTCCTtactgattttttttgtgtgcaggtTTGAGTTGGGCACTGGTCTCTTCCTGGGCTGGGGCGCAGCCTCTCTGTCCATGCTGGGAGGATCTCTTCTCTGCTGTGCCTGCAAGAGGGCAAAAAGTGAAAAGCCTAAAGCGTAGGTCTTTCATTCGACTTCCTTCGCCTCTCATCAGTACCTTCACATACCCTGTAGTTCAGCGTTCTTAAACTCCACTTCTTGATTACCCCCCCATGTTACAAATGTTTTGTTCTAGACCCACTCAAGCATACCTCATTAAACTCAAATGTGGGGTACAcgaggactggagttgagaaACACTACTGTAACCTACCTCACTGTCACATGTCCTTTTTTGGTCTTCTACTTCTYTGTCTCACTTGTTTCATGTGTTTTGTCTGCCTCCCTTGTTTTTCCTTAAGCTTCACTTTGAATTTTGTTCAGTCCACTTGTTTTGTCTCATTTACGTTTTGTGCCACtttttcacctgttgtttagtttgtctgccCCTCTCTGACCTTCTGTTCTGTCTTTGATGTAATCCAGAGGGTACTACGCAACAAGTCAGCCTAAAACGATCTACGCACCTGCCGCCAGGTCTGAGCCGGACTCCACCAAAGCCTACGTCTAAGAcgtccctcccctctcccacttTTCAACCGCCCCCAACACCATTGTCGACGCTCACATTTAAGAGCACATATTTGACTGTTGTTacccatgtttttgtttttctctttcacCATGAATTTTGCTAATTGTTTTGAAGGATTTTGAGGttgatgcaacaaaaaaaactggaATAATTTGGAGTTGAACTATTGGTAATGGGATCTGTTTGTGTGGAATTGCTATCCTCTGAATAAACATTCCTTTGATATATGTTTTGATGTTTGTCGTCATTTCATGCAACTAAACTGCTTTACTAAAATGTGTTAATGCCTAAAGCCCACTTCAGATACATAAGATGAGACGCACTGCAGCGGtcttaaagggaaacttcactgCTAGACATCCATTAGGGTTTTTTCCCCCAAGTCTCActacatagtagtagtagtgatctTAATAACAGTACTGATGTTAATAATAATCAccccatttcaaggcttcctggtctagctaagattcttgaatccttggtaaatgtacaactttgctcttttttaatctgagaaatgtattttgaatgtaaaccaatcagggtttaggcctcgCCATAGCACGATTACAGCAGCCACTTTAattgttaatgatcttgtcaatgtTTTAGACACTAAACTGAAATGTACTGCTTTGTTTAtggacctgtcaaaagcttttgatactgttgatcatgctatttaattgAATAGGGCCTGAGCTCTGATGCCTGTtcatggtttcatgattatcttagtgacagaactcaggccatcgtgaTTGATGGGGTTAAGAAACTAAGATTCAAAGTTggctttttctacagaaacagatcctcactctaagcagtaggaagcagattattcagtcaaccttttatctgttcttgattatggtgatattatttatcaaagtgctTCTGAtgctactcttaaacctttggatgccatctaccatcgtgccctttgttttgttacaggtgaCCGTTTTGATACTGCGtactgtatcaaaaggttggctggacatTGCTAGTGGCTaatagatatggttgtccttatTCAATAGAGCCATTGGACATTTCAAAGATGTTCCTATCTGCATGGACATTGCATGTTATCTAGGTTGActcattttccctggctttgtaaAGACTACATCCTGACCGGAGACCTACTTCCTTGTTTCACCCTCGAAGGCAGGCTTTTCAAAATGGGGTGGTACTAGTTTACAGGTTAACGGGAGCTTTGTTACCCGGCACTGTTTATCCGAGATTGCTAAATAATCACAATGGCTGCTTCTAAGGATTCCTCTTTCCATTTTAGTTTATGCCTGCAatgtaaaagagacagaagaatgcatgATGGAGAGGGGAGCAGTTGCTTcacgaggtatctctacctgaaaatacatgatctaaatgACTGATAGTTAGTAtttagcagtcataaaagtatgccttatttactttgaagaactactaaaatagggaTTTTGTCAGTCATAGCCAGCAACTCTATAGAAAGGAGGTGATTACTTGTAATTatataataaagtaatcaaagaaaacaaatgtaatatacacaataactgaaatgttttattaaagtaAATTATTGTGAATAGATGATagttaagtgataagcagtaatgggcagtcactaccatcatgggacttttattaattgttataTTCTTGTAACGATCTTCATCTGAAgaacaggaaagatcggaccaaaatgcagcYtggtacgtgtccatgttaaatgtattataactgaacactaaatacaaaataacaaaagtgaaacaacgaaaatcgaaacagtcctgaaaggtgacacaacacaaaacaactacccacaaacaccaggtgggaaaaggctacctaagtatggttctcaatcagagacaatgattgacagctgcctctgattgggaaccataccaggccaaacacatagaactagaaaacatagaatgcccaccccaactcacgccctgaccaaaccaaaatagagacataaaaaaggaactaaggtcaggacgtgacaattctgtgttgttacagcattcaacccacataatgcgtAGAGCATTTAATGTAAAAGATAATAATTGAAACCTAAATTGAAAACCTTGATATATTTTTTGAATAATCGTAACGAAACCGATCTCAAAAAGCACTAACTGCTCAGCACTATTAGCATTATAAGCTCTCTTTTTACACYAGGCagtgttgttcagtacagtacaatttcATGATCGTTTTGGCCGTAACGGGGCTTGCTAGTAGCACTTCAAGCTAAGCTAGctaagtttagctagctagctttgtttgctaTACCTAAAATGTACTGTAGTCTAATGGAATAGCTAGCTAGCCTCAGTACATCTCATTAGGTGCAAAACTGGAGAAATGTTTTAATGACGATGACAAAGAATaaaggaatgactttggctttatGACTCATATTAGTCTTGGAGTGACTATACCTGTATGTTATAGCTAGAGTCACAGGTCCCAGTTTTGGGACTGGTGCAGCAGATAATAGTTCCTGTAACACAGGATAAATGATGAAACAGGAGAACGTGGCTTCTCTTTCAAAGGTTCTCTCAATTATGAGAACACACAGGTGCAGGATCGCATATAGTCCCAGTGCGAAGCTAACACGTCTCACTGCCCCTACTGGCCAACAGTAGTATAAATGCATCGCAATGGCGAGACCTTGGAGGACTGACATTTCAGTAAAAGCATTCTTCCCCAATACAAAGAAACAATACATAAACACAAATGTGACCATACATTATGTGTACGTCACACTGGCTAGCTATGTCTGTGAGATGTCTCATATTCTACATCATGCTGATACAGTAGGAATACAGACAGTACARAATGATTGCCCATGAATGTCTAATagtttttttgtctttctctcacaGACAATACAGCTTGGATACAAAGAAGTTGATGACTCTCAAGAGATGTGAAAGGTCCCATAAcatcttagggctaggccccttttttctcctcttcctgtctgaaaacatgcccaaagtaaactgcctgttgctcaggccctgaagccaggatatgcatataattggtaccagtCTTTCTctcagacagtacagtacagtacttggATACAAAGAAGTTGATGACTCAGGGGAAGATGTGAAAGGTCCAATAACCGCAATAAAAATGACTCACTGCACCACTAAAAAACACCAAATATCAGTATTCCCTTTGCagaactgtagtatttattataggCGTTAGTAGTATATTTTTCCGCTACTGTATATATGTCATACATTGCCGTAACTGTTCCTGCATACTACTGTGTAAACTCACCTCAGTCTCCAGAGCAAAtactttgtcttgaatacaagccATGTCTACTTCTTTGCTATATCGACAGACTAATCAACTGTTTTATTGAAACAAGTTTACTTACCAACAAATGAAAGTTTAAGTGATACCCTGCAACATTTGTTTTAGCAGTAAGATTGTAGCTagtttatccaaatacattttgtGAATATCGCAATAAATTGATCCAGACGTTGAAATCAACTCTTTACTGGTTTCTGATGCAGCTGGTATAATTTAGTCACTTGTCAGTAAACATAAAAAATTGATTATATAAAACACCATTATACATATGTACAAGAGTTAGCAATATCTATACCACAATGCAGTTGTGAATACTAGGCATACTAGGCATTCTATATTGTACTACAACATACAGTAAGTCTAACTGTATATGGATGTTGTGTTAGTTGTTTGTTCAAAGCAGGTTTCAGAATGGTTCAGCCTGTGAACCTTGTCTTATGTTGGTTAATAGCAGCTGGTTTAGAAGACTTTGGCGCAATGGCGATGTTGGCAAGGATTTTAGGTTTAGGGAGCTGTGACTCTGGCTCCTTGTAGGCAACCATCTGGTCCTTTCTGCACTCCACAGCTAGGTGGACAAGACTCTCGCTGAAGTGGTGGGTTCTGGGCTCGTACACTTTTTCACCACCAACTGCTTCGAGCTCTTGCAGAACATTTGTTTGTACTGCAAGTCTCCTCGAAAGACATTAAGACGGATCATTAGGATGTGTAACCATACAAAATACATGTTCATCTGTAAACAAAAAAATTGTACAGTAGACTGATATTTGTTTTGTTGCACTCAGTCAATAATGGGCCATTGAGATGAGCTGTTAGCAAAGGTGTGTAAAGTTGGAGGGGGGCTTGACTTGTTGACAGTCTAgtcgtgtattgttgtgtatgagcACCAACAGCTGTGCTGTTGAGTAGACAAGCACTGCCAACCATAGAGTAAATAGGCTAGAAGCGTACACTAACAGCCGCTTTCCACCGTGCCAAAGAACTGACTGCAAGGGTGTGAAACGTTTTAGGAGCACTTGGCTTGTAGACAGTTTAGTGTATTGGTGATTTTGTTTTCTAAATAGGATATTGTGCTTTCATAAATACCTTTGGCTGTGCTGGATTGTTTCCGAGTCAGATGATGTTGAGCTTGAGCTTGTTCTCGGCTGAAGGCTTTCATCCAATGGGTCTACAGGCTCTGTACTACTGAAGCTGGTGTCAAGGTCGTCATCAGCAGCAGGGTTAGTCTGTAGGAAACACAGTAGTCAGTAATTAGCTAACATTTTACTACCTTATCCCCATCACTACACACTCAAACAAGGTACTATATCCACCCACCCCCCTCATGTCAATAAATCATGCCtactaaccttcacacacaatacccaccccCAACAGACATCAATCCATCACCCACACCATTCCCTTCTTACTAATACCTCCTTTTCTCCAATTTAGACTTTGTCTTGCATGAACAATACAGAGAAAACTACAGTAGACAATGTAGCCTACTTGTAAACACACTAACTATGACAACAAGACTTGgtgtggcagggtagcctaggtcttggagcgttggactagtaaccgaaatccccgagctgacaaggtgcaaatatgtcgttctgcccgtgaacaggcagttaacccactgttcctaggccgtcattgaaaataaggatttgttcttaactgacttgcctagtaaaataaatgaaacacaGACTATGTTATTGCCTAGCTCCAGTATATGTATTTGCTCATTGTGGAAAGATTTAGCAAGGTGAATTAAACTAGTTGATGCCGCTGCAGATGTTGATGGGATCGAAATCCAAATAGAACACATAGCCACGTTAGCTTCTGcggtagttagttagctagctaacggtgaGATACGGTCCGGTAGGCTGTAACCTAacgaagctaacgttagcttgcaaaGTTACAAATCACACCGCCAGATCGCAGCTGGRTAATTACATTGATTTGCTTTGGAATGTCTAGACAGCCTATTCTgaaagctagctaactaggttTTGGtttagtttttaaaaatgtagctAGATCGCTAGCTcgttagctaggtaacattagtTATGTTACCTCAGCTATACTTATTTTCTGTTGGCTGATCAGATCCCTCCTCTTTGAAGTGAATAGGAAAATTGATGGAATAGCATCACTTTACAACGTTCGACCTGGCAACCCCATCAATTGAGATTACAGTTCCGTTTCGAAAATCCTCTTGCTGAAAGTGCTGGCTACAAATACAGACATTTTGATATTTCTCCACATCAACTGGATCCACCTTCACCGGGGCGGTACTATGTCCTGAAATCGCTATGAATTTAGGATATTGTGGTTTGCTTAAAACCAGGCAATGTAGATGGCCCGTTTCTACCGCTGTGATGCAGAAACGCTTCTATRTGCGTGTAGTGAAGAAATTCTCTAGTTTTATGACACAGCATATTTTAAGAACATATGAATGAACATATCCAGCGAaatagagcagcagtgaaatatccctttaaggAGTTTTACAACAATGTTTGTTTGATTTGAACGGTTTTAGAACAGTTTTAGAGCAGTTTGGTTTTAGTTTTAGAACATCTCACGTTGGGTGCTGGAGTTTCCAAGATTCAACATGTTTTTAGCTAAAGACGTGCAACGAGACAGA containing:
- the cldn15la gene encoding claudin 15-like a, whose product is MSTAVEATGFFMCIASWLITGTALANDYWKVSSVSGSVIISTRQYENLWHSCAEDSSGIAECRDFESLLGLPGHVQASRALMIISLLLGLVSMIVSLLGLKCIKIGSATEQAKAKIAVTGGCLFILAGLCELICCSWYATRVVQDFNNPFFGGVKFELGTGLFLGWGAASLSMLGGSLLCCACKRAKSEKPKAGYYATSQPKTIYAPAARSEPDSTKAYV